Proteins from one Triticum aestivum cultivar Chinese Spring chromosome 7A, IWGSC CS RefSeq v2.1, whole genome shotgun sequence genomic window:
- the LOC123147270 gene encoding transcription factor NAI1-like — MEESSFMQWAINTLDQHTFPAAASLVYDTGSFHCGDHTAASFPSQQELGTPPQPLPTTAGDNPDLTVQVDNQYGDSSSGDVVVHAAVARASTPMSWKSSAASTQPAARGGHKSAAGRRSGSNLQGSAASASSMSPDPAKDHIIAERRRREKINQRLMELSTLIPGLKKMNKATIIGDAVKHVRELQEKVNILENNNKHAATTTICSTVLVHKNRPCLGGLTSNYGDDNVSEPSQLGTWLPEIKVRFSDKSVLVQIHCENTNGLLVRVLAEVEVLRLAITHTSSMPFLADTTIINITAKLEEGFNSTVEEMVRRLNSVLDQH, encoded by the exons ATGGAGGAGTCGAGCTTCATGCAGTGGGCGATAAACACGCTGGACCAGCACACCTTCCCCGCCGCCGCTTCTCTGGTATACGATACTGGCAGCTTCCACTGCGGCGACCATACTGCCGCCTCCTTCCCCTCGCAGCAGGAGCTCGGCACCCCTCCCCAGCCTCTGCCGACGACGGCCGGTGACAACCCGGACCTGACGGTGCAGGTTGACAACCAGTACGGGGATAGCAGCTCCGGTGATGTGGTggtccacgccgccgtcgccaGGGCTAGCACGCCAATGAGCTGGAAGTCCAGTGCTGCGTCGACGCAGCCGGCCGCGAGAGGAGGACATAAGAGTGCTGCCGGGAGGAGATCTGGGAGCAACTTGCAGGGCTCCGCAGCATCGGCGTCGTCGATGTCCCCTGATCCCGCCAAGGACCACATAATCGCGGAGCGCCGCCGGAGGGAGAAGATCAACCAGCGGCTCATGGAGCTCTCCACTCTTATCCCCGGCCTAAAGAAG ATGAACAAGGCAACGATTATTGGGGATGCGGTGAAGCACGTGAGAGAGCTCCAAGAGAAGGTGAACATCCTGGAGAACAACAACAAGCATgctgccaccaccaccatctgCTCCACTGTACTCGTCCACAAGAACAGACCCTGCCTAGGCGGCCTCACCAGCAACTACGGCGACGATAATGTCAGTGAGCCGAGCCAGTTGGGCACATGGCTTCCAGAGATCAAGGTCCGGTTTTCAGATAAGAGCGTGCTAGTGCAGATCCACTGTGAGAACACAAATGGACTACTAGTGAGGGTACTGGCAGAGGTGGAGGTACTCCGACTTGCCATCACCCACACCAGCAGCATGCCATTCCTAGCCGACACCACCATCATCAACATTACGGCCAAG TTGGAAGAGGGGTTCAACTCAACAGTGGAGGAGATGGTCAGAAGGCTCAACTCGGTGCTAGATCAACATTAG